In a genomic window of Henningerozyma blattae CBS 6284 chromosome 9, complete genome:
- the TBLA0I02320 gene encoding uncharacterized protein (similar to Saccharomyces cerevisiae YSP1 (YHR155W) and SIP3 (YNL257C); ancestral locus Anc_1.100) encodes MNSPKEAPDSVQLKLISVSLKEAALDAPSFRASVNFFETKVLFLRNYLKKTVQFNNSKFLPSFTKFKISTESLINIFLPPLSLMDNGFISNSSNILSMLSDFQNDQFEMIENTLNLVNLDSSERIEKIDSFNKEYLVDYNLKRDNFLKLQTNYDRLSKNYQSIKLNDPEMMDNSKMLEEANNLFEARKNYLIASLDLVESISLYKLNVDRLIVNTIDHLLQNFKFNLKTNQDSFSNNNFNVPVSSFNGEFSMLPKIEAYFQDYRDWIDKAKAGSESLKKDITNVKQNLLDYTIKHIKPSGNLATYDIQSINLKTLSMNENEKLKFSKLNHSPEKAGWLFIKTFNGVETRWVRRWCFVQRSVFGIFSLSQSLDYVEETDKFGVMLTNVRYAPEEERKFCFEIKIFGNGSTLRPSNNHNLKTVSKDLSFILQAENVKELRSWMIIFEQAKSFTEQLNKHSLEYESAYKRTSPHFMEFACCSENSTDKALTSFDKHSILLRDLYHYDMSDYASLKFDEDSDKCILYQLTETPITTRFSQLAVIGLAFYNDSTIPNALFANVWGVTNWKPLTSPKTTKEVRFHEPLKQIPQNNTTNSRIINYPSYYPPDLRISDLYFRSIFLPSYQKEIDHPDELLLYKFAAFWCPNDVQRFQATCYLTRNTFYFYLNAMGFVGLETLAFEDLETVKMHKTSKNVIQLRTIQGNTFKIYCYFADIKSIVNKIQILIDNKKKDSEKLNDCSLLKKFKQIDKYTANKKSKNFITQCIRIKNILNGDILENEEDLPKETIELNKSLALLKKKKIEKDLIDIQAHRNKIQNEYNVTYQGEYEITSLGLLHILFGDKSQIFPHCFFFAKPISKYNLAWSWEEERTPKGLLQLVRKVQFEPKYKEQLLKDPRMLKIDNAKVSFTRQRIIKVIENRYYEIDQDPALIKISNNNALLIHFKFIISEPNHTANSKVANGSPLNNRSLLSIYYKLDFINPKTKKISNNWSFTNSLIENWVLEAAKKENTSVKNAIWYYLDRIGKNGTVPKAIRMCGLLGIAEKQQIYGVEYDADSIKELSINIENKDYDAILSFFTIPKYILLKIVLKTLEYLKIVIYVTIGVIYVTLVQIWRFDKTLALCLFCSVSYNMIIAGKSINAYWKVKNAETFFHDYVANSHGPDFSTISRALRLSDLNLLVKEVSTEHSGSAYEKFQEKNAAFAYIYQESKYELDLKRNDLLMELKMLQNREGELVAGGFRKFLMEELNNCNTVKYEMNDVWNNGTGLQNYCKSCENSLIELDESFLNN; translated from the coding sequence ATGAACTCCCCTAAAGAGGCCCCAGATTCAgttcaattgaaattgatttcTGTTTCTTTGAAAGAAGCTGCACTAGATGCTCCATCGTTTCGTGCTtctgttaatttttttgaaacaaaAGTTCTATTCttaagaaattatttaaaaaagacagttcaattcaataattctaaattcCTGCCATCTTTcaccaaatttaaaatatctacGGAATCTTTGATTAATATCTTCCTGCCACCTTTATCATTAATGGATAATGGTTTCATATCAAACAGTTCCAACATTTTAAGCATGTTATCAGATTTCCAAAATGATCAATTCGAAATGATAGAAAACACATTAAATCTAGTTAATTTGGATTCTTCAGAGAGAATAGAAAAGATTGATTcctttaataaagaatactTGGTTgattataatttgaaaagagacaattttttaaaattacaaaCAAATTATGATAGATTATccaaaaattatcaatctattaaattaaatgatccAGAAATGATggataattcaaaaatgcTTGAAGAGGCAAATAACTTATTTGAAGCaaggaaaaattatttaattgcaTCATTAGATCTTGTAGAATCCATTTCCCTCTATAAATTGAATGTAGACAGATTGATCGTGAACACAATAGATCAtcttttacaaaattttaaattcaatttgaaGACTAATCAagattcattttcaaataataactttaaTGTTCCTGTCAGTTCCTTTAATGGAGAGTTCTCCATGTTACCAAAGATTGAAGCATATTTTCAAGATTATAGAGATTGGATTGATAAGGCAAAGGCAGGTTCAGAATCCTTAAAGAAGGATATTACAAACGTTAAACAAAACTTGTTAGACTATACAATTAAACATATTAAACCTTCAGGAAATTTAGCGACTTATGATATacaatcaattaatttaaaaactttatcgatgaatgaaaatgaaaaattgaaattctcaaaattaaatcattcaCCAGAAAAAGCTGGTTGGCTTTTTATTAAGACTTTTAATGGTGTTGAAACTCGTTGGGTTAGAAGGTGGTGTTTTGTCCAAAGATCTGTGTTCGGTATTTTCTCATTAAGTCAATCTTTAGATTATGTAGAAGAAACTGATAAATTTGGTGTGATGTTAACAAACGTTAGATATGCGccagaagaagaaagaaaattttgttttgaaattaaaatttttggaaatgGTTCCACTTTAAGACCAagtaataatcataatttaAAGACTGTCTCAAAAGATTTATCCTTTATTTTACAAGCTGAAAATGTAAAAGAGTTGAGATCTTGGATGATCATCTTTGAACAAGCTAAATCGTTTACagaacaattaaataaacaTTCTTTGGAATATGAATCCGCATACAAGAGAACTTCTCCACATTTCATGGAATTTGCTTGTTGTTCTGAAAATTCCACTGATAAGGCTTTAACAAGTTTTGATAAACATTCTATTCTTTTAAGAGATTTGTACCATTATGATATGTCAGACTATGCCTCTTTGAAGTTTGATGAAGATTCTGACAAATGTATTCTTTATCAATTGACTGAAACTCCAATTACAACAAGATTTTCACAATTAGCAGTAATTGGATTAGCATTCTATAATGATTCAACTATACCCAATGCTCTTTTTGCTAATGTTTGGGGGGTTACCAATTGGAAGCCTTTAACTTCGCCAAAGACAACAAAAGAAGTTCGTTTTCATGAACCACTTAAACAAATTCcacaaaataatacaactaattcaagaattattaattatccGAGCTATTACCCTCCTGACTTAAGAATCTCCGATCTTTATTTCagaagtatttttttaccaaGTTATCAAAAGGAAATTGATCATCctgatgaattattattatataagtTTGCAGCATTTTGGTGTCCAAATGATGTCCAAAGATTTCAAGCTACTTGTTATTTGACAAGAAATACtttctatttctatttaaaTGCAATGGGATTTGTTGGTTTAGAAACATTGGCAtttgaagatttagaaaCTGTTAAAATGCATAAAACTTCTAAAAATGTTATCCAATTACGCACTATCCAAGGAAATACTTTTAAgatttattgttatttcGCAGATATAAAATCCATAgttaataaaattcaaatattaattgataataagaaaaaagatagtgaaaaattaaatgattgtagtttattaaagaaatttaaacaaattgataaatatacagcaaataagaaatctaaaaatttcattaccCAATGtattagaataaaaaatattttaaacggtgatattttagaaaatgaagaagatttacCCAAGGAAAcaatagaattaaataaatctttagcattattaaaaaaaaagaaaattgaaaaggATTTGATCGATATTCAAGCACATAGAAATAAGAttcaaaatgaatataatgtCACTTACCAAGGTGAATATGAAATTACAAGTTTAGGCTTACtacatattttatttggtGATAAATCTCAAATCTTTCCTcattgtttcttttttgcaAAACCAATaagtaaatataatttagcTTGGTCTTGGGAAGAAGAAAGAACTCCAAAAGGTTTATTACAACTAGTAAGAAAAGTTCAATTCGAGCCCAAGTATAAAGAACAATTGCTAAAAGATCCTCGTATGTTAAAGATCGATAATGCTAAAGTTAGCTTTACGAGACAACGTATTATCAAAGTCATTGAAAATAGATATTATGAAATTGATCAAGATCCCgctttaattaaaatttcaaataacaaTGCATTATTGAttcatttcaaatttatcatttctGAGCCAAATCATACTGCAAATTCTAAAGTAGCAAATGGCTCACCACTAAATAATAGATCATTATTAAGTATCTACTATAAACtagattttattaatccaaagactaaaaaaatatcaaataattggaGTTTTACAAATAGTTTAATCGAAAATTGGGTATTAGAAGCAGCTAAAAAGGAGAATACTAGTGTAAAAAATGCAATTTGGTATTACTTGGATCGAATAGGTAAAAATGGTACTGTTCCGAAGGCTATCAGAATGTGTGGTCTTCTAGGAATTGCTgaaaaacaacaaatttATGGTGTTGAATATGATGCTGATTCTATTAAAGAACTATCTATCAAcatagaaaataaagattatgatgctatattatcattttttactattccaaaatatattttattaaagattgtACTAAAAACTTTGGAGTATCtaaaaattgttatttaCGTTACTATTGGTGTTATTTATGTGACACTTGTTCAAATCTGGAGGTTTGACAAAACACTTGCATTATGTTTGTTTTGCTCAGTAAGCTATAATATGATCATTGCTGGTAAATCTATAAATGCATACTGGAAAGTTAAAAATGCAGAAACATTTTTCCATGACTACGTAGCAAATTCACATGGGCCTGATTTTTCTACCATTAGTAGAGCTTTGAGATTATCTGATCTAAATCTATTAGTTAAAGAGGTCTCTACAGAGCATTCAGGTTCAGCTTATGAAAAattccaagaaaaaaatgctGCTTTTGCCTATATTTACCAAGAATCAAAATATGAATTGGATTTAAAGAgaaatgatttattaatggaGTTGAAGATGCTACAAAATCGTGAAGGCGAATTAGTAGCCGGAGGATTCAGAAAGTTTTTGATGGAAGAATTAAACAATTGTAATACAGTAAAATATGAAATGAATGATGTATGGAATAATGGAACTGGGCTTCAAAATTACTGTAAATCCTGTGAAAATTCGTTAATAGAATTAGatgaatcatttttaaataattaa
- the BUD31 gene encoding U2 snRNP complex subunit BUD31 (similar to Saccharomyces cerevisiae BUD31 (YCR063W); ancestral locus Anc_6.330) has translation MVRIRTKNSSKAPAGFDKIEPSLLNFELELKEIHDKKTSKLGAKSNENLWDIMRVNHERSRYIYSLYYKRKAISKELYAWLLKEKYADKFLIAKWRKQGYEKLCCVRCIQTNETAHGGTCICRVPRAQLEKDASENSVAVTFQQCVHCGCRGCASND, from the coding sequence ATGGTGAGGATAAGAACGAAAAATTCAAGTAAGGCTCCAGCCGGATTCGACAAGATCGAACCCTCGCTATTGAATTTTGAATTGGAATTGAAAGAGATCCATGATAAAAAGACTTCCAAATTAGGTGCCAAGTCTAATGAAAACCTTTGGGATATCATGCGTGTAAACCATGAACGGTCAaggtatatatatagtcTTTACTACAAGAGAAAGGCGATCTCCAAGGAATTGTATGCATGGctattgaaagaaaaatatgcCGACAAGTTTTTAATTGCCAAATGGCGGAAACAAGGTTATGAGAAATTATGTTGTGTACGTTGTATACAAACTAACGAGACGGCTCATGGTGGGACTTGTATCTGTCGTGTACCAAGAGCTCAATTAGAAAAGGATGCTTCCGAGAATAGTGTTGCTGTAACCTTCCAACAATGTGTCCATTGTGGCTGTCGTGGTTGTGCTAGCAATGACTAA
- the TBLA0I02350 gene encoding forkhead box transcription factor (similar to Saccharomyces cerevisiae HCM1 (YCR065W); ancestral locus Anc_6.331), whose product MNGYNSFNTTDPSQRIIPPVPMSTINLNELSILHNDPNLSNIQYGNPTSSILNDSSIINSKKILTPPNSTVKKSIKLSRKNSLVRPLSPEFSSPADAPKTKKQKSDSSTSNNTPNNSTGIGSRSNGNLTIDDLLESLKKRRDSVVDPTKKPPYSYALLIGLAILQSPNAKLTLSQIYLWISRHFEFYKINDSGWQNSIRHNLSLNDAFIKTDKSHDGKGHFWEVQPGSESKFFKNENRGLLVVREILKNLDDYFPKELFNNDTTSSTNATTTTNSSTMTRNSTINDTKNKSTSNNNSRSNNSSSNSSSNSSSSSSSSGSEIEDENTDNENEEDDQSQEEEFDDEEFDERADASNKMNTKSISNSSSTSSSSSDIKKQTFGGDLLEKIVGRDEFNSIDKYTIITTNSNNSNNKKRSRSNTTIGMGRLGSNFGYSPIKTHTRNNSANNLLSYDSMIYNPSSIPKQNPITYSLSDSTLPSLDKLPTFQINDSRLPPLKKSYQSTTANSTIFESPTPTLVLTSPSQLSMKKYSCSFNSSFDETSPMYQRRHSASIAASLEHNSNNNNSNNNSNSKLPPLPSNDILKTPKVPTQFQQNEKTPSRFITSPRDESAIFHRFNFTSPSNIIEETYSPFFRNNMASPMRAMISTPSRELNGALSPGKLLPPPPPSNHSSSSPNIALNSTSTTTTAPLLLGGTSSKSKYSTGGLFGVDVYSVLQRIKQESKRGQSLMSSKDVSKPSDQLKYQTQQNSFFQSNSRSPTPNPTYSPERTNNINPI is encoded by the coding sequence ATGAATGGATACAACTCATTCAATACTACAGATCCTTCTCAAAGAATCATTCCCCCAGTACCTATGTCAACGATCAACTTGAATGAATTGAGTATTCTTCACAATGATCCAAATTTGTCTAATATTCAATATGGCAACCCTACTTCAAGTATTTTGAATGATAgttctattattaatagtaaaaaGATACTTACTCCACCAAACTCCACTGTTAAGAAATCcattaaattatcaagaaaaaattcattagtTCGTCCCTTATCACCAGAATTCTCATCACCTGCAGATGCTCCAAAGACCAAGAAACAAAAATCAGATTCTTCTACTTCCAATAATACTCCCAATAATTCCACAGGTATTGGTTCAAGAAGTAATGGTAATTTAACCATTGATGATCTATTGGAAtctttaaagaaaagaCGTGATTCTGTCGTTGACCCAACTAAGAAACCTCCATACTCTTATGCTCTTTTAATCGGGCTGGCTATTTTACAATCACCAAATGCTAAATTAACGTTATCACAAATCTATCTTTGGATCTCCAGacattttgaattttataaGATTAATGATTCAGGTTGGCAAAATTCCATTAGACacaatttatcattaaatgatgCCTTTATTAAGACCGATAAATCTCATGACGGTAAAGGTCATTTCTGGGAAGTACAGCCAGGTAGTGaatctaaatttttcaaaaatgaaaaCAGAGGTTTATTGGTAGTTCgtgaaattttgaaaaatttagatgATTATTTCCCCAAGgaattattcaataatgATACAACCTCATCAACTAACGCCACCACCACGACAAATAGCTCAACTATGACACGTAACTCTACCATTAATgatactaaaaataaaagcacttcaaataataatagtagaagtaataatagtagtagtaatagcagcagcaacagcagcagcagcagtagtagtagtggctcagaaattgaagatgaaaatacagataatgaaaatgaagaagatgatcaAAGtcaagaagaagaatttgatgatgaagaatttgatgaaAGAGCAGATGCTTCTAATAAGATGAATACCAAATCAATTTCGAATTCAAGCTCTACTTCCAGTTCAAGCTCGGATATTAAGAAACAAACTTTTGGTGgagatttattagaaaaaattgttgGTAGAGATGAATTCAATTccattgataaatataCTATTATCACCACTAAcagtaataatagcaaCAATAAGAAGAGAAGTAGAAGTAATACTACAATTGGAATGGGTCGTTTAGGTTCGAATTTCGGTTATTCTCCAATTAAAACTCATACGAGAAATAATAGTGCCAATAATCTCTTATCATATGACAGTATGATTTATAATCCAAGTTCAATTCCAAAACAAAATCCAATCACCTATTCCTTAAGTGATTCAACTTTACCTTCATTGGATAAATTACCAACTTTCCAAATAAATGATTCAAGATTACCtcctttgaaaaaatcttATCAATCAACTACTGCAAATAGTACTATTTTTGAATCCCCAACCCCAACATTGGTTTTAACATCTCCGTCACAATTAAGTATGAAGAAATACTCTTGTTCCTTTAATTCGAGTTTTGATGAAACTTCTCCAATGTATCAAAGGCGCCATTCAGCTTCTATTGCTGCTTCTTTGGAACATAATagtaacaataacaatagtaataacAATAGCAATAGTAAATTACCTCCTTTACCATCAAATGATATTCTTAAGACACCAAAGGTTCCTACTCAATTCCAACAGAATGAAAAGACTCCAAGTAGATTCATCACTTCTCCAAGAGATGAAAGTGCCATCTTCCATAGATTCAATTTCACAAGTCcatctaatattattgaagaaacATATTCTCcattttttagaaataatatgGCTTCTCCAATGAGAGCCATGATTTCAACACCAAGTAGAGAATTGAATGGTGCTTTATCTCCGGGCAAGTTACTCCCACCTCCTCCACCTTCAAATCATTCTTCGAGCTCTCCAAATATTGCATTGAATTCAACTTCTACAACAACTACTGCTcctttattattaggaGGAACCtcttcaaaatcaaaatactCTACAGGTGGTTTATTTGGAGTAGATGTCTATTCAGTTTTACAAAGGATTAAACAAGAATCTAAGAGAGGACAATCCTTAATGTCAAGTAAAGATGTTTCAAAACCATCagatcaattgaaatatcaaaCTCAACAAaactctttttttcaaagcaACAGTAGATCTCCAACTCCAAATCCTACATATAGCCCCGAGAGAACAAACAATATTAATCCTATTTAA
- the SLA2 gene encoding Sla2p (similar to Saccharomyces cerevisiae SLA2 (YNL243W); ancestral locus Anc_1.119): MGRGAEDINRAIRKALSVDEAPPKRKHVRAVVLFTWDNKSAKPVFDILKNGAFTGDDIQLYKMLFLIHKVIQEGHESTLKEAIRNREWIRSLINTHHNNSIEGSGSYDRLINGYTRLLLDKLAFHNFHSGFKNGAFEHQEYVTLKYINDPNEGYETIMDLIRLEDSINKFQKEVFMSVDRSSNPNTSLKLVTLVPLISESFGIYQYIVNMITAIQSQLADEDSILNLKRNALDIHEILFNFFADCSTVKEIDTLVTIPKLPKEPPDFSSNFDEEVEHMPTNLDLNKGKDTNNEMLIDYTDSPPPPTPARRPRTESQSTAATTAVSPPVVPAQRPRANTSSTPVANPLTSPPPKTTTPASAPKLIPIAKTGGTNKTVIIPIPIPTGGANPMAAALTGGINPMATALTGGINPMSTALTGGANPMNPALTGGALVTKTTGGVNINILPPQFTNGPMAPLKPTLTASTFGLQPNLTNATTSQPIPTTFGLNPQLTSGLNPQLTSGLNPQLTSGLNPQLTSGLNPQLTSNNAFNMQPNLTSNAFNMNPPINANSFGLQPQLTSQQFNSNITPMQQQHTNTMMPMSAHSFDLHGQPTGQSISAMVQSNYTNNSMVPPQPPTSTFNMLSLLPNNTTSSTTNPGGNASELQQRIDQDEQLLEQYDQRVTEFETELETKNKLLDEKRTEINELNTKYSHLADLYSQLRQEHLRLLPKVQQSPDGVIDTLLDGSIDTISKSSDWISKDILSDQATKLASEMNDYIVTKGDISGVTVAVAEFTTSLSLLSSSNTGNGNRYFMNVDPSLINNIISEGNYFLSCLKSEKLNALGDDESKTDAVITANIDFQRTLQHL, translated from the coding sequence ATGGGGAGAGGCGCTGAAGACATTAACAGGGCCATCCGTAAGGCATTATCTGTGGACGAAGCTCCACCTAAGAGGAAACACGTAAGAGCAgtagtattatttacatGGGATAACAAATCTGCGAAGCCAGTATTTGATATCTTGAAGAATGGGGCATTTACAGGGGATgatattcaattatataaGATGTTATTTTTGATTCATAAAGTGATCCAAGAAGGTCATGAAAGCACTTTGAAAGAAGCTATTAGAAATAGAGAATGGATTAGATCATTAATCAACACACAccataataattctattgaAGGTTCGGGTTCCTATGACCGGTTAATCAATGGATATACAAGATTATTGTTGGATAAATTGGCGTTTCATAATTTCCATTCAGGTTTCAAAAATGGTGCTTTTGAACATCAAGAATATGTCACcttgaaatatattaatgatcCCAACGAAGGGTATGAGACTATTATGGATTTGATTAGGCTAGAGGATTCTATTAATAAGTTTCAAAAGGAAGTCTTTATGTCTGTAGATAGATCATCAAATCCAAACACAAGTTTAAAACTAGTCACTTTAGTTCCTTTAATTTCTGAATCATTTGGTatatatcaatatattgTGAACATGATCACTGCAATTCAAAGTCAATTGGCTGATGAAGATtctattttgaatttgaaaagaaatgCCTTGGACATCCAcgaaatattattcaatttttttgcCGATTGTTCGACTGTAAAGGAAATTGATACTTTGGTCACTATACCAAAATTACCAAAGGAACCACCTGATTTCTCTTCAAattttgatgaagaagttgAACATATGCCTACCAATTTAGATTTGAATAAGGGGAAGGatactaataatgaaatgtTAATTGATTATACTGACtcaccaccaccaccaacACCAGCAAGAAGACCAAGAACTGAATCACAATCCACTGCTGCTACTACAGCAGTTTCTCCACCCGTAGTGCCAGCTCAACGTCCAAGAGCCAATACTTCTTCCACTCCAGTGGCCAACCCTCTCACATCACCTCCTCCAAAGACTACTACACCAGCTTCTGCTCCAAAATTGATCCCCATTGCAAAGACAGGAGGAACTAACAAGACAGTTATTATACCGATTCCAATACCAACAGGTGGTGCCAATCCAATGGCTGCTGCATTAACAGGAGGTATTAACCCAATGGCTACAGCTTTAACAGGTGGTATCAACCCAATGAGTACTGCCTTAACAGGTGGTGCCAATCCAATGAACCCAGCATTAACTGGAGGTGCTTTAGTTACCAAGACAACAGGTGGTGTAaacattaatattttacctCCACAATTCACAAATGGACCTATGGCTCCTTTAAAACCAACTTTAACTGCTAGTACTTTTGGGTTACAACCAAATTTAACAAATGCTACGACTTCTCAACCAATACCAACTACATTTGGTTTAAACCCACAATTGACTTCGGGTTTAAACCCTCAATTGACCTCAGGGTTAAATCCACAATTAACCTCGGGATTAAATCCTCAATTGACTTCAGGGTTAAATCCACAATTAACGTCAAATAATGCATTTAACATGCAACCAAATTTGACTTCAAATGCGTTTAATATGAATCCACCTATTAATGCAAATAGTTTTGGCCTTCAACCACAATTAACTTCTCAACAATTCAATTCCAATATAACACCAATGCAACAACAACATACCAATACAATGATGCCCATGAGTGCTCATTCTTTTGATTTACATGGTCAACCTACGGGCCAATCTATTAGTGCAATGGTTCAATCTaattatacaaataattccaTGGTACCTCCACAACCACCGACATCTACATTCAATATGCTATCTTTATtaccaaataatactactaGTAGTACTACCAATCCCGGTGGTAATGCTTCTGAATTACAACAACGTATTGATCAAGATGAACAATTATTAGAACAATATGATCAAAGAGTCACCGAATTCGAAACTGAATTGgaaactaaaaataaattattagatgaaaaACGAACAGAAATCAATGAATTGaatacaaaatattctCACCTTGCAGATCTTTATTCCCAATTACGTCAAGAACATTTAAGATTGCTACCAAAAGTACAACAGTCTCCAGATGGAGTTATCGATACACTATTAGATGGTTCAATCGATAcaatttctaaatcttcCGATTGGATTTCcaaagatattttatcaGATCAAGCAACCAAACTTGCTAGTGAAATGAATGATTATATAGTCACTAAAGGTGATATTAGTGGTGTCACAGTAGCTGTTGCTGAATTTACTACAAGTTTATCACTTCTATCCTCATCAAATACCGGTAATGGTAACCGTTATTTTATGAATGTTGATCCATCTctcatcaataatattatctcGGAGGGGAATTATTTCTTGAGTTGTTTGAAATCcgaaaaattaaatgcaTTAGGCGATGATGAATCCAAGACAGACGCTGTAATTACTGCCAATATAGATTTCCAAAGAACTTTACAACatttataa